From the Paraflavitalea soli genome, the window TTCCTCGATGCCAGCGCATCCCCATCAAAACAGAGGCTTCTGCGTCCCTTGGGGCTTTCTGCCGAGCAGTCATAAAAAATGTATTCGTCTTTCTTTTTATCGTAACCCACCACATCCGGTTCACCGCCCGTTGTTTCCATATCATCGAGTATCCACAGTTTCTCTGCATTGCCTTCCAGCTTTGCCTCTACCTGGGCCCATTCAATGCCCTTATGCCGTTGCTTGTTTTTCTCAAACCGGGCCTTCAGTATTTTCAATAGTTCTTTTGCCTGGTCGGCTGACAACTTCTTTTTAGCGCTTTTTGTGTTGCTCATATGGATAGATTATCATTACTTAAATATACATCAACCCTGGCGGTCAGGCCAGTCATTTATCGGGCAACTGCCAGTGTTTTTCTGTCCGTTGGCCTGAAATACCAGGATATCACGGTAAGGGCCAGCAGCAACAGTGGGGGAAACAGGTGGCTTACGCCATGGCCGATGGCTATATGCGAAAATATGGCGCCCGACATTGAAAAGAAAAAGCCGGCATAAGCCCATTCCTTGAGTAAAGGATATTTAGGAATAAGGATGGCTATCGATCCCAGTATCTTCCAGGCTCCCAGTATCGTTCTGAAATAGTCGGGATAGCCCAGGTTGTTCATAAAATCGTCTTCTGATTTCATATTGGATAACTGTACAATTCCCGTGGATACCATGCCTAAGGCAAGCCAGATGGTAGCGATCCAATAGATGATCTTATTTCTCTTTGACATAAGTGTTTATTTAAGTTTGATGACGACACTTTGCAAGCGGTTATGTGCCATATTGATGCCTTGTACAAAGGGCAGCTGCAGTACCTGGTCCCTGTATGCGACCGACTGGTATACAACATGCATATTAAGTCTGCTGGTATCATCCGTTAGTTGTTCAAATTCCAGGAATTCCAGCTGTACCGAAAAAGGGCTGTTCTCCATTTCAAATGTCCTGATGATCTGTTTGTTCGGGATAAACTGGTGGATAGTGCCGCTGAATCCGTATTTGTTTCCTTTGGGATCCGTGGTCTCAAACTGGTAACTGCCATGCCTTTTGTTGTCGAGCTTCAGTACTTTCGTGCCCATCCATTGTTCCACTATCTCAGCATCTTCATATGCCCTGAAAAGTAATTCCACCGGCAGGTCAAATTCCCGGGTGATCTTTATTTCCTGTTTGCCGTCTTCGGCGTGGACCTTTGTTTTTTGTTCCATATGGTGCTATTTGGGTGATTTGTATTTCTTCATGATCGTCTCTAACTTATTGAACCGGTCGTCCCACATTTTACGAAAGGGTTCGATAAAGGCGGCTACTTCTTTCATTTTCTTTGCGTTGATCAGGTAATAGATCTCCCGGCCGTTCTGCTCCTGTGTAAGCAGTTCACACTCCGTAAGGATCTGGATATGTTTGGAAATCGTTTGTCGTGACGATTTGAAATTGTCGGCAATCGCCCCAGGCGTTAAGGACTGTATGGCCAGCATGGTGAGGATGGCCCGCCTCGTGGGATCCGCTATGGCCTGGAATACATCTCTTCTTGATTTCATTGTGCAGCTATTTGACTGCGAATATACGTGCAGTCATTTGACTGCTCAAATTTATTTTCAAAGCAGGCGGCCACCTGTCAAATGTCAGCTTGTCGAAGGCGGCTAAAGGGGGGATCGCCCTCAAAGGACGGTTCAAGGGTGGGTCGCCCTTTCAGGGCGGCTCACCCTGACCGAAGGAATCATAACTCATTCATTGAATGCCCGTAGGGACAAATTATTCCCTGGGGGAATATAAGTTCCCTTCTTTTTTAGCCCGCCACATTGTTGAAATTTTACACCTCTAAAGACACGATGCACCATGAAACAAACAATAGATAAAACCTTCCTGCAACAGCTCGGGCTGCGCGATCTCATGCTCATTATACTATGGGTTAGTATTATTTACATCACCTGGACCTTTATGCATGGCGCCGATCATTTTTTGGCGTTAACTCCGGAGGCCCTGGGTAAATACTTCCCTTACAAGTGGTTCCTCATTGCACATATTACCGCCGGCGGAGGGGCCTTGATATTGGGGCCATTACAGTTTTGGGAAAGCTTCCGGCGGAAGAATTGGAAACTGCATAGGATGGTGGGTTACTTGTATTTTCTGGCCATGCTGGTCAGCGCCATCTGTGCTGTAGTGCTGGCCGCTACTACTGCCTACGCCATTAATTGGGCCTATGCTTTTTCCTTGCAGGTATGGGTCAGTGTATGGATCTCCGCCAGTTTTATTGCCTTCCGCATGGCCTTGCTGCGCAAATTCAAAGCCCACAAGGAATGGGCCGTTAGAAGTTATATCGTAACCCTGGCTTTTGTGGTCTCGGGCCTGGCCCTCAAATTGCCTGTGGTGCAACAACTGGGTAGCTTTGCTGATATTTCACCTTCCTTCTTTTGGATGGGCTGGGCCGTGCCGTTGTTTATATATGAAGTGGTGCGATCGTTTAAGCCGAAAGGTTGATGCCTATCCCCCTTTTTGTCATTTTGAATCTCCCTTTGTTGTTCATTTCGAATGAAGCTCCATCACGATTTTGTCATTTCGAACGAAGCGCAGCGTAGTGAGAAATCCGCTGTCGAAACAAAAGATTGCCGATTCACGATTCACGATTCACGATTGCCGATTGCCGACTGCCGACTGCCGATTCACGGTGCCTTTCCCCCCAACAGGTGCAAATACGTACATTCCTGGATAATATCGCTTTAATGCCTTTCTGGTGAACCTCGTAAATTGGTGGTTTAATTGCAAGCACATGGGCAAACCAAACCGTCAGTTCATCAGTCATCTTTTTTATGTGATCATCACCTGCTGTCTCAGTAGTTATGCTGCCCAGGCTGCCGATCATGAACTGCGCTCGCCCGACGGGAATATTGTCATTAAGATTACTTCAGGCAGCTCCATCCAATGGAGTGTACGCTATAAGAACGAAACCATTCTTTTCCCCTCAGACATTTCCCTCACCACCAATGGAGAACAATTTCCGGGTTCAAAAACGAAACTGCTAAAGCAATCTGCGGCAGCCCACAACGATACCATCTTCTCTATGGTGCCCGTAAAGAATTCCTGGATTCCCAATGTGTACAAAGAACTGAAGCTCGTCTTTGCCGGTGGCATTACCCTTAGTTTCCGCGCCTATAATACAGGAGTGGCCTACCGCTTCGAACTGAATAAAAAAGATCCTTCGCTCAAGATAGAGACAGAACAAGTGAGCTTTAGCCTCAACAAGAACAACCTGGCCTGGTGGCCCGAAGAAAGCAACCCCGAGTTTATTTCCCACTACGAAGCCCTCTTCACAAAAGCCAGGTTGGATACCATTGCCAAAGGTAAATATGCCTACCTGCCCCTGTACCAATCCACTCCGGCTGGCACAAAACTGTTGATCACAGAAAGTGATCTGTACGATTATCCCAACCTTTTTCTCTTCAATACAGGAGAAGGAAAGCTGGAAGGCAAATTTCCACCGGCCGTATTGAAAAGCCATGTGGCGCCCCGTACCGACAGGAGAGAGGTGCTGGCCGAAAAAGCTTCCTATATAGCTGATACAAAAGGCGCAAGAACTTTGCCCTGGCGCCTCATCATGATCGCACCCGATGATGTATCCCTCCTGTCCAATGAAATGGTCTTTCAATTGGCAAGGCCGGCTGACAAAGGCAACTACGATTGGATAAAGCCCGGCAAAGTAGCCTGGGACTGGTACAATGCCAACAACATTTTTGGGGTTGACTTCGAATCAGGCATCAACAACAAGACCTACCAGTATTATATTGATTTCGCTGCCCGTTTTGGATTGGAGTATGTGATACTCGATGAAGGATGGTCACTTACCACCACCGATGTGAGCGCTCCCCGCAAGGAAATTGATGTACCTGCCCTGGTGAAATATGGAGCAGCCAAAGGTGTAGGCATCATCTTATGGAGCCTGTGGCGTCCTATCGATGAAAATATGGATGCTATCCTCAACAGGTTTGTGGATTGGGGCGTGAAAGGCGTTAAGATCGATTTCATCCAAAGAGCCGATCAATATATCGTTAATTATTATGAAAGGGTAGCCAAAGCCTGCATGGACAGAAAGCTGCTCGTAGATTTTCATGGCGCTTACAAACCTGTGGGCCTCAACCGGAAATATCCGAATGTGATCAACTATGAAGGCGTGAAGGGATTGGAGAACAATAAGTGGGCTGATTATATTACACCCGGGCACAACCTTACCCTGCCTTTTACCAGGATGATGGCCGGCCCCATGGATTACACACCTGGCGCCATGCGCAATACCAATAAAAAGGATTTCCGTGTTTCCTTCAATGAGCCAGTAAGCCGTGGCACCCGTGCGCACCAGGCCGCTATGTATGTGATGTACGAAGCGCCCCTGCAAATGCTGGCAGAAACACCTTCCCTGTACCTGCAGGATACCGCCTTTACACAATTTATTGCCCGTATACCCACCACCTGGCACAAGACCATTCCCCTTCACGGAAAGATCGGGTCTTATGCTGCCGTGGCCCGGCAGCACGGTGATAAATGGTATCTAGGCGCCATGACCGATTGGGAAGAAAGAACACTGGAATCGAAATTGGATTTCCTGGCTGACGGAAACTACAGGCTCGAAATACTCACCGATGGTGTAAATGCTGCCAAATATGCTACCGATTATAAAAGAGAGACCAGGCTGGTAAAGAAAGGCGATGTAGTGTCCATGAAAATGGCCCCCGGCGGTGGATGGACGGCTATACTTACGCCGCTTACCCCGCCGCAAAAAGCCTTCACCCTGGCCGATACCCTGCGTGGCAGTCTTACTCCCGAAAGGACCTGGTGGGACATACAACGCTACGACCTGACCGTAAAGCCCGACTACAACGCCAAAACCATCAGCGGTATCAGCGAGATCACTTATAAAGTAACCGGTTCCAACGCGCGGATGCAGATCGATATGCGCGAGCCCCTGTTGATCGACAGTGTACTCCTCAACCATAAAACACCCCTCACCTTTGCCAAAGAAGGCAGCGTATGGTATATCCAATCGCCTAAGCAGGCTATGAACAGCATCAACAACGTAGCCATCTATTACCATGGCAAGGCGCACGAAGCTGTAAGGCCGCCCTGGGATGGGGGATGGACCTGGACCACCGATTCCCTCGGCCGTCCCTGGATGACCGTCACCTGTCAGGGACTGGGTGCTTCCATCTGGTATCCCTGTAAAGACCACCAGAGCGATGAACCCGACAAAGGCGCCAGCCTCACCATGATCGTGCCCGATACCCTGACAGCTATATCGATGGGGCGGCTCGAATCAAAGAAACCCAATGGTGATGGCACCACTTCCTGGAAATGGGCCGTGGTAAATCCTATCAGTAATTATTGCATCATACCATATATAGGTAAGTATACCAATTGGAGTGAAGTCTTCAAAGGCGAAAAAGGCAACCTGGATGTGAACTACTGGGTATTGGATTACAACACTGATAAAGCAAAAGCTTATATGCCGAAGGAAGTGAACAATATGCTCAAGGCTTTTGAATACTGGTTTGGCCCCTATCCGTTTTACGAGGATGGCTACAAACTCGTAGAGACCTCCAATACCGGCATGGAACACCAAAGCGCCGTATCCTATGGCAACTGGTACAAACCCGGTTACCGCGGCAGGGACGGATCGGGCACCGGCTGGGGCATGAAATGGGATTTCATCATCATCCACGAAAGCGGCCATGAGTGGTTTGGCAACAATATTACCACCAACGATCTCGCCGACATGTGGGTACATGAAGGGTTTACCAACTACAGCGAAACCGTCTTTATCGATTATATCTTCGGAGAAGAGGCCGCCAATCAATACAACCATGGCATCCGCAGAGGCATCCGTAATGACAAACCCGTGATTCCTGCTTACAATGTCAATGCCCAGGGTAGTGGTGATATGTACCCCAAGCCGAGCAATATGCTGCACAGCATCCGCCACGGCCTGAATGATGATCAGCGCTTCCGCGAAATACTCCGGGGGCTCAACAAGCAGTTCTATCACCAGACCGTCACCACCCAACAGGTGGAGAACTATGTGTCGTCCAAAGCTGGCTTTGATTACAGCAAGGTCTTTGACCAGTACCTGCGTACGGTACAGGTGCCCTCATTTGAGTTCTACTTCAGCGAGGACAAAAAGAAAGTGTTTTACCGGTATACCAACTGTGTGGCCGGCTTTAACCTTCCTCTCGTGTTGAAGAACAAAGCCACCACCATTAAAATAATACCTACCGACAAGTGGCAAAATAGTGCTGTGAATAGCGACGCGGCCACTTTATTTGATAAAACAGCCATTGAAGCCATGTATTACTTCACTGTGGTGCCCGTGGCAAATAGCGGGGACTGATCCCATGATCCCTTAGCCTGTTACCGCTTTATCATTATAGACATCCCTGAAGACTGGTAGTGATGGATAGGGTTGTACTATAGGGTTTCTTTCGGAGTAGCCTATTCTTTTTTATGACAACTATCATAAAAAGGACTGACGGATGTCATGACATAATAGGTTTCTTCGTCGTAATCTTGTATGTGCATAATCCCCTCAATGATCACCCAGTCGACTAAACGTCCCATACCCTTTCAATCTACTTACCCGTCTAGGCGGATATTGGTGTATCTATGTCTTCCTATTCTTCTGATTCAAAACCGCATTAATAAATGCCTGCTCCTCACGGGTAACGATTCAACAGGAATGGCCGGTGGCCCAAATGCCGGACCTCTTCCCCTGACCACTGTGTACTCTTTACAATTTATAATTAAAAAACAAACCACGATGAGAAACAAGTTCATTGCTATCGCAGTATTGCTGATAGCATCCTCTGCTACAGCCTTTTCACAGGCTACTGCCACGGCCACGGCTACTGCCACCATTCTAACACCCATCAGCATCACCAAGGATGTTGACATGAATTTCGGTAATGTAGCTGTACAGGCTGCAACGGGCGGAACCGTAGTGTTGGCGCCAGCCGGTACCCGCATTGCCACAGGAGGCGTAACACTTCCTGCCAATACGGGAACGGTAACGGCTGCTTCCTTCACCGTTACAGGTCAGGCAGACTACACGTATTTTGTAACCCTGCCTTCCTCACCCGTTACCCTGTCCGATGGTGGTTCGAACACCATGACAGTGTCTAACTTCACCAGCGATCCTGCCGGTACAAGTGGCGTGCTTACGCTGGGTACACAAACATTAAACGTAGGAGCTACGCTGAATGTAGGAGCTGGACAGGCCGCCGGTACCTATCTCTCCCAGCCTTTTGATGTAACCGTTAATTATAATTGACCTCTACGTTCAACCCGAAAAGATACCCTTGGCCAGGGTACCACTTTTCGGGTTTTTTCTGAAATATCCTGTTTAAAGCTAACCGATACACATGCATGCTATATACCTGGGGGTCATAAGGCGGGGAAGCCTTTTTCTGGTCACCCTGTTAACGTGCTGTTCCGCTGCCACCATGGCGCAGGGCAATCTCATGATCACGCCACGCAGGGTGGTTTTTGAAGGACAAAAGAAAATTCAGGAACTCAACCTCGCCAATACCGGAAATGACACTGCCCGGTACCTGATCTCCCTGCTCGAAATAAGAATGAAGCCTGATGGCGCTTTTGAACAAGTGACCGAGCCTGACTCCGGACAGAATTTTGCCAGCAGCTTCCTGCGTTTTTTTCCCCGCACAATTACATTGGGGCCCGGCGAAACGCAAACCATTAAGATACAGGTGGTCAACCAGGTCCAACTGCAGCCCGGTGAATACCGGTCACATCTCTATTTCAGGGCTGTGCCGCCGGAAAAACCATTAGGGTTTTCCCAACCGGTAGAGGATACCACCGGCATCGCTGTTCGGTTGAACCCCGTTTTTGGCATCACCATTCCTGCCATCATCAGAACCGGCCCTTCCAACGCGGCGGTTACCATTTCAGATACAAAGGTGGAAAAGATGCAGGACAGCCTTACTGTGCTGAACCTTGTATTTAACCGTACCGGTAATATGTCTGTTTATGGCGACCTCACCGTTGATTATACATCTCCGCGGGGCAAGACTACCCGCGCCGGCCTTATCAGAGGCATTGCAGTGTATACACCTACTGAACACAGAAGAGTGCGGGTACCCCTGGATAAATTGGACGGCATCGATTACAAGAGCGGGAAATTGACGATCGCTTATACTGCCTCCGCCGGGAATAAAACGGTGAAAATGGCGGAAACAGAGCTGCCACTGTTTTAAACTAACTATGCGAAATAAGTCCAGATCCATATCATCCTGTAAATACCTGTTGGCAATTATGTTGATGGTCGGCCTTGGTTTGACTTCCCATGCCCAGTCCATCACCAATTATACCTTTGCTGCATCCACAGGTACTTTTACGGCCCTGTCTGCACCCCTTACCACTACCTGGTCGGGCAATACCGATGATGCCTCTTCGGCCTTGATACCTATAGGATTTGACTTTTGGTACATGGGTGTGCGTTATACCAATATATCCGCCAGTTCCAACGGCTGGATCACCCTGGGCTCTACCATCTCCGATAATTTGTATACCAATAACCTGACATCGGGCGGAGCCCCGCGCCCGGTTATCGCCCCGCTGTGGGATGACCTCGAACTGGGAGCCTTTACCAATGTTACCTATCAAACTACCGGCACTACAGGCAGCCGGGTATTTACACTACAATACCTCAATACCCGCTGGTATTACCTGAATCCGGGCATCGTTATGTCATTCCAGGTAAAATTGTATGAAGCCACCGGCAGGGTACAGTTTGTATACAGGCCCGAAGCCACCGCTGCTTTACAGGCAAGCGCTTCCATTGGCATCACCGCCGCGGCCACCGGATCGGGTAATTTCCTGTCCGTCAATAATGCCGGCACCAGCGTAAGTTCTACCAATGAAGCCAATGTGACCAGCAAGCCCGTATCCGGCAGAACCTATTCTTTTACGCCGCCGGTATTAACGGCCCCCGGTAGTCTCACATTCACTGGCATCAGCAGTTCGGCCATGACGCTTAACTGGACCGATCTTTCCTCTACCGAGCGTGGATTTGTCATCTACAGTTCCACCGATGGGGTAAATTATAACTTCGTTACCCAAACAGCACCTAATATAACTTCTTCTGTACAATCAGGTTTGGCAACCAATACCACTTATTACTGGCAGGTATTTGCCCTGTCCGAGGGAGCACTAAGCACCGCTTTAAGCGGCAGCCAGACCACCTCCTGTGCGGCGCCTGCTGCACCCACCGTCACCAGCCCCGTCAATTATTGCCAAAATGCAACTGCTACTGCATTAACCGCTACTGGTTCTAATCTTTTGTGGAGCACAGGTTCCAGCCAGTCGGGTACAGCAGGTGGAACAGCTACCCTCACCACTAATACTTATGTAGATGCCGTATATGTCGCTAATAATAAAAAGACCAATTTTACGACCACTGTTCCTAATGTTACCATCAGTACGGTCAGTTATTATATCCCGGCCTTTCAAACCGTTACCGGCCTCGTATTGGCCCTGTTCAACAATGCGGGTACCGTTATTGCCACCTCCACCACCACTACCACGCAAACAGCAGGGGCCAGCGCAATAGCAATAAGCAATACTTTCAACTATACCATTACCAACGCAGGCAATTACAGCATTGGCGTGTTATCGGGCAGCGGCGTAATTGGAAGCGATAACCCGTCGTTCCCCATCACCGAGCCTACCGGCACCATCAATATTACAGGGGTGTCGACAGCAGGAGCCCGGTGTTTTAATAATATCCAGTTTACTACCAATGCAGGTTCTGCTACAGCGCCCATACCTTCTACGGCAACTACCGGTTCCGTCAATTATTTTGTTACCCAAACCGTGGGAGGTTGCGTAAGCGCTCCCGCTACTATTACAGTCAATGTTACCGCACCCAATATTTCACAGGTACCCACCACCGGTTTAATTGCGAACTACCGTTTCAATGGCAATGCCAATGATGCTACCGGCAACAACAATGGCGTGTTGCAAAACAGCCCGGCTTCCACGGCCGATCGTTTCAATATTGCCGGCCGTGCCCTCCAGTTTGATGGCAGCTCACAATACATATCTACCACCAATTCCTATGTCAATCCAGGAGATTTCACAATATCCATCTGGTTTAAGACTGCTACAACCACCGGTGGTAAACTGATTGGTTTTGGCAGGGAACAAACGGGCGCCAGCGGCCAGTTCGACCGGCATATCTACATGAATAACGCCGGTCAATTGTATTTTGGCGTATATCCCAATACCGTGGTAACTGTCAACTCCACCCAGTCGTACAATGACAATAACTGGCACCTTGCAACAGCCACATTATCTTCCACCACTGGTATGGCATTGTATGTGGACGGGGTGCAGGTAGGCGCCAATACCACCACCACCACGGCAGAAAATTATACAGGATACTGGCGCATAGGGTACGACAATGTGAGTGGCTGGATATCTACGCCCACCAGCTTTTATTTTAACGGTTCCCTCGATGATGCCCTGATCTATAGCCGGGCCCTGAGTCCTGCAGAAGTGGCCATCACTTATAATTCACCCGATGGAGCTGGCAATAATGGCCCGGTATGCGCCGGATCGACGGTTACCCTAAGCGCTACCACCCTGCCAGGCGCTACCTATTCCTGGATCGGCCCCGGGTTTTCCTCTGTTCAACAAAATCCTTCCTTTACCTATACAGCCGCTGCCGCCGGCACCTACACACTGCAGGTCACCGCCGGCGGTTGCACAGCTACGGCCTATACCAATGTAAGCTCTAGTACCAATACGGGTCAGTGGACAGGCGTTGTAAGTACCGACTGGGCCAATGGCGCCAACTGGTGTACAGGTATAGCACCCACCGCTGCCACCAATGTGGTGATCAGTGCCTCCGCCGTGCGCATGCCCACTATTAGCAGTAGTGTCACCTGCAACAGCCTTACCATTAATGCAGGCGCTACACTTACCATTGCAGCAGCAGGAATATTGAATATTGGCGGCACACTCACCAACAATGGTACGGTAGCCAATACCGGCACCATCAACTTTAACGGTACTTCAGGACAGCAAACATTTTCAGGCATCAATACCTTCTACAATCTTACACTTACCAATGCCAATGGGTTGTTGCTGCCTGCTGCTATTACCGTCAGCAACAACCTGTCCATAGCAGCCGGTACGCTCGATGCCAACAACTTCAATATCGCCATCAATGGCAACTGGACCAACAATGCGGCTGCCGCAGCTTTCATACCGGGCACCGGTACCGTTACCTTCGGCGCCGCCACCGGGCAAACCATCGGCGGCAGCTTTGCCACTACTTTTAATAACCTCACACTTGCCAATACAGCCGATACAGTAACCCTTACATCCAATATCAACATCCAGGGCAACCTTTTCATCGCCAGCGGTACTTTCAACCTGGGCGCCTTCACTGCCAACCGTACCACAGCAGGCGGTATACTCACCGTATCCAACAATGCTACCCTGCGTATCGGCGGTACCAACACATACCCTGCCAACTATACTACCAATACCCTGGTAGTAGCCAGTACCGTAGAATATGCAGGCGCCAACCAGGCCGTGGCTAATCAGGCCTATGGTAACCTGAAACTGAGCAGTTCGGCCGGCGCTGCCGTCAAAACATTTCCGGCTACTGCACTCACCATCCTCGGCAACCTGAGCAGTACCATCGGAACAGGTACCGCTGTATCTTTTACAGCCGCATCCAATATCACCATCAACGGTAATATTACCATCGGCGCTTCCACCACGTTCAACAGTAGCAGCTTTACACATACCATTGGCGGCAACTGGGTCAATAATGGCGTCTTTATTGGCAGCACAGGCACCATAGTCCTCACAGGGGCCGGTAAGTCTATCAGTGGATCGGGTGCACAGAATTTTAATCACCTTACTGTATCGGCTTCCCTGCTTGGCCTGCCTGCCGGCAGTATTAGTCTGTCCGGAAGCCTTCTTACAACAGGGGCGGGATCCATCACCCAGGCAGCAGGAGGTACAGTAGTAATGTCCGGCACAGGTGCCACCATCAGCGGCCAGGGCATTGTGTTGGAAAACCTGACAGTGAGCGGCACTGTTAGTACGGCAGCTAATTTGACCCTCACCGGTAATTTATCAGTAAGTGGCAGCTTTACCACCGGCGCAGGTATATTCACCATGAGTGGTACCGGCAAAACCATTACCGGTGCAGGCACTAAGAACTTTGGTATCTTGTCGATATCAGGCACCCTTACTACCGATGCCGGTTTTTCCATATCCAACAGCCTGGCTGTTACCGGAAGTTTTACAGCCTCTGCAGGCGCCGCTACCTTTACAGGTACTTCCAAATTAAGCGGCACTGCCAATCTGTTCAATGTAGTCATCAATGGTACTTCCCTGCAATTATCGGCCAA encodes:
- a CDS encoding glycoside hydrolase family 97 catalytic domain-containing protein, which encodes MGKPNRQFISHLFYVIITCCLSSYAAQAADHELRSPDGNIVIKITSGSSIQWSVRYKNETILFPSDISLTTNGEQFPGSKTKLLKQSAAAHNDTIFSMVPVKNSWIPNVYKELKLVFAGGITLSFRAYNTGVAYRFELNKKDPSLKIETEQVSFSLNKNNLAWWPEESNPEFISHYEALFTKARLDTIAKGKYAYLPLYQSTPAGTKLLITESDLYDYPNLFLFNTGEGKLEGKFPPAVLKSHVAPRTDRREVLAEKASYIADTKGARTLPWRLIMIAPDDVSLLSNEMVFQLARPADKGNYDWIKPGKVAWDWYNANNIFGVDFESGINNKTYQYYIDFAARFGLEYVILDEGWSLTTTDVSAPRKEIDVPALVKYGAAKGVGIILWSLWRPIDENMDAILNRFVDWGVKGVKIDFIQRADQYIVNYYERVAKACMDRKLLVDFHGAYKPVGLNRKYPNVINYEGVKGLENNKWADYITPGHNLTLPFTRMMAGPMDYTPGAMRNTNKKDFRVSFNEPVSRGTRAHQAAMYVMYEAPLQMLAETPSLYLQDTAFTQFIARIPTTWHKTIPLHGKIGSYAAVARQHGDKWYLGAMTDWEERTLESKLDFLADGNYRLEILTDGVNAAKYATDYKRETRLVKKGDVVSMKMAPGGGWTAILTPLTPPQKAFTLADTLRGSLTPERTWWDIQRYDLTVKPDYNAKTISGISEITYKVTGSNARMQIDMREPLLIDSVLLNHKTPLTFAKEGSVWYIQSPKQAMNSINNVAIYYHGKAHEAVRPPWDGGWTWTTDSLGRPWMTVTCQGLGASIWYPCKDHQSDEPDKGASLTMIVPDTLTAISMGRLESKKPNGDGTTSWKWAVVNPISNYCIIPYIGKYTNWSEVFKGEKGNLDVNYWVLDYNTDKAKAYMPKEVNNMLKAFEYWFGPYPFYEDGYKLVETSNTGMEHQSAVSYGNWYKPGYRGRDGSGTGWGMKWDFIIIHESGHEWFGNNITTNDLADMWVHEGFTNYSETVFIDYIFGEEAANQYNHGIRRGIRNDKPVIPAYNVNAQGSGDMYPKPSNMLHSIRHGLNDDQRFREILRGLNKQFYHQTVTTQQVENYVSSKAGFDYSKVFDQYLRTVQVPSFEFYFSEDKKKVFYRYTNCVAGFNLPLVLKNKATTIKIIPTDKWQNSAVNSDAATLFDKTAIEAMYYFTVVPVANSGD
- a CDS encoding ArsR/SmtB family transcription factor; the protein is MKSRRDVFQAIADPTRRAILTMLAIQSLTPGAIADNFKSSRQTISKHIQILTECELLTQEQNGREIYYLINAKKMKEVAAFIEPFRKMWDDRFNKLETIMKKYKSPK
- a CDS encoding SRPBCC domain-containing protein, yielding MEQKTKVHAEDGKQEIKITREFDLPVELLFRAYEDAEIVEQWMGTKVLKLDNKRHGSYQFETTDPKGNKYGFSGTIHQFIPNKQIIRTFEMENSPFSVQLEFLEFEQLTDDTSRLNMHVVYQSVAYRDQVLQLPFVQGINMAHNRLQSVVIKLK
- a CDS encoding DUF2306 domain-containing protein; this translates as MKQTIDKTFLQQLGLRDLMLIILWVSIIYITWTFMHGADHFLALTPEALGKYFPYKWFLIAHITAGGGALILGPLQFWESFRRKNWKLHRMVGYLYFLAMLVSAICAVVLAATTAYAINWAYAFSLQVWVSVWISASFIAFRMALLRKFKAHKEWAVRSYIVTLAFVVSGLALKLPVVQQLGSFADISPSFFWMGWAVPLFIYEVVRSFKPKG
- a CDS encoding DUF4256 domain-containing protein — its product is MSNTKSAKKKLSADQAKELLKILKARFEKNKQRHKGIEWAQVEAKLEGNAEKLWILDDMETTGGEPDVVGYDKKKDEYIFYDCSAESPKGRRSLCFDGDALASRKEHKPANSAMEMAAGMGIELLSEEEYRQLQQLGHFDLKTSSWVQTPAAVRKLGGALFCDRRYDQVFLYHNGAESYYAARGFRGSLRV
- a CDS encoding DUF4402 domain-containing protein, yielding MRNKFIAIAVLLIASSATAFSQATATATATATILTPISITKDVDMNFGNVAVQAATGGTVVLAPAGTRIATGGVTLPANTGTVTAASFTVTGQADYTYFVTLPSSPVTLSDGGSNTMTVSNFTSDPAGTSGVLTLGTQTLNVGATLNVGAGQAAGTYLSQPFDVTVNYN
- a CDS encoding DoxX family protein, translating into MSKRNKIIYWIATIWLALGMVSTGIVQLSNMKSEDDFMNNLGYPDYFRTILGAWKILGSIAILIPKYPLLKEWAYAGFFFSMSGAIFSHIAIGHGVSHLFPPLLLLALTVISWYFRPTDRKTLAVAR
- a CDS encoding fimbrial biogenesis chaperone, which gives rise to MHAIYLGVIRRGSLFLVTLLTCCSAATMAQGNLMITPRRVVFEGQKKIQELNLANTGNDTARYLISLLEIRMKPDGAFEQVTEPDSGQNFASSFLRFFPRTITLGPGETQTIKIQVVNQVQLQPGEYRSHLYFRAVPPEKPLGFSQPVEDTTGIAVRLNPVFGITIPAIIRTGPSNAAVTISDTKVEKMQDSLTVLNLVFNRTGNMSVYGDLTVDYTSPRGKTTRAGLIRGIAVYTPTEHRRVRVPLDKLDGIDYKSGKLTIAYTASAGNKTVKMAETELPLF